One window of the Chryseotalea sp. WA131a genome contains the following:
- a CDS encoding IS1380 family transposase, protein MEHHYTDKLVTAWGGMKEMKILIDQTGISKKLAELGLPESKSNNRIDAVGIIESFWVGIWIGCFRFSHTAVVRVDEVLRQIFGWKRVASGTTFGRFFKKFTPSMNHQIFIELYTWFFEQIQFDNYTLDMDSSVITRYGEQEGSKKGYNPKKPGRGSHHPLFAFVNDIRMVANCWNRSGNTGSNSNCIHFLEETFAILKNKTVGLFRADSGFCTGTVLDFIEQRNIPYVIACKLYANLQASIYGITQWNAIGEGLWVSEINYQQGGWGKARRIVVIKQSEEIRARATGKKLKTLFSSVGIADEKVYRKRYHAFVTNQALPATEIWEQYKRRGDAENRIKELKEDFGTEGFCMDSFCATETAMRFVMVAYNLMSLFRQITHQKQPQPKLSTLRFNCFAVGSWVEQEAQKWVLKMSVPLKRRQWYDGLFSNVQKINLPLSLTG, encoded by the coding sequence ATGGAACACCACTATACCGATAAATTAGTAACAGCGTGGGGCGGGATGAAAGAGATGAAAATATTGATTGACCAAACTGGGATCAGCAAGAAGTTGGCCGAGCTTGGTTTGCCTGAGAGCAAGAGTAACAACCGGATAGATGCCGTGGGTATAATAGAGAGTTTTTGGGTGGGCATCTGGATTGGTTGCTTTCGTTTTAGTCACACAGCGGTGGTGCGGGTTGATGAAGTGTTGCGCCAGATATTTGGATGGAAGCGGGTTGCTTCGGGGACCACCTTCGGGCGGTTCTTTAAAAAGTTTACGCCCTCAATGAACCACCAAATTTTCATTGAACTGTACACGTGGTTTTTTGAGCAGATCCAATTCGACAATTATACGTTGGATATGGACAGCAGTGTGATCACCCGTTACGGGGAACAGGAAGGCAGCAAAAAAGGGTACAACCCCAAGAAGCCTGGCCGTGGCAGCCATCATCCCTTGTTTGCTTTTGTCAATGACATACGCATGGTGGCCAATTGCTGGAACCGCAGCGGCAATACAGGGAGCAACAGCAACTGCATCCATTTTTTAGAAGAGACCTTTGCCATCCTCAAAAACAAAACAGTAGGGTTGTTCAGGGCCGATAGTGGGTTTTGTACCGGTACAGTCTTGGATTTCATTGAGCAGAGAAATATCCCCTACGTCATTGCCTGTAAGCTGTATGCCAATTTACAAGCCAGCATTTATGGTATCACCCAATGGAATGCGATAGGCGAAGGCTTATGGGTATCGGAAATAAACTACCAGCAAGGCGGCTGGGGCAAAGCCCGTAGGATTGTGGTCATCAAACAAAGTGAAGAAATCAGGGCCAGGGCAACGGGTAAGAAGCTCAAGACATTATTCAGCAGCGTGGGCATAGCGGACGAAAAAGTGTACCGCAAAAGGTACCATGCCTTTGTCACTAACCAAGCCCTGCCGGCAACAGAAATATGGGAACAATATAAGCGCAGGGGTGATGCCGAAAACAGGATCAAGGAGTTGAAAGAAGATTTCGGTACAGAAGGCTTTTGCATGGATAGTTTTTGTGCTACTGAAACAGCTATGCGCTTTGTGATGGTAGCCTATAATTTGATGAGCCTATTCCGCCAAATAACCCATCAAAAACAGCCACAGCCCAAGCTTTCCACATTAAGGTTCAACTGCTTTGCAGTTGGAAGTTGGGTGGAGCAGGAAGCCCAAAAATGGGTACTGAAAATGTCCGTCCCACTCAAAAGAAGGCAATGGTATGATGGATTATTCTCAAATGTCCAAAAAATAAACCTGCCACTAAGTCTGACTGGATAG
- a CDS encoding class I SAM-dependent methyltransferase, with amino-acid sequence MINFVIKIFKRFAWFKRFNAKITYELLAKYIPAEDWHFMNYGYAPNSSEKPIELKREVMQRYPLQMYHYLGLKADLTNKDVLEIGSGRGGGANYLASAMKPNSYVGLDLAQSAVDLANKIHRQSNLKFIQGNAEEIPIESNSIDVVINVESCHGYGNVPKFLSEVKRVLKPGGHLLLVDFRNEVKNMEIFQQQLKQCGLLLKEEEDISQNVIQAIETENPAKVDRIQKLVPKQWQKLFSDFAGVVGSRFYNTLKDGIRVYHRFVLQKV; translated from the coding sequence ATGATTAATTTCGTCATCAAAATCTTTAAGCGGTTTGCCTGGTTCAAACGCTTCAATGCCAAAATCACCTATGAATTATTGGCCAAGTATATTCCAGCCGAAGATTGGCATTTTATGAATTATGGATATGCACCAAATTCGTCTGAAAAACCGATTGAGTTAAAAAGAGAAGTAATGCAGCGGTACCCGTTGCAGATGTACCATTATCTGGGACTAAAAGCCGATTTGACTAACAAAGACGTACTGGAAATTGGCAGCGGCCGCGGAGGCGGGGCAAACTATTTAGCAAGTGCCATGAAACCCAATTCTTATGTGGGGCTCGACTTAGCCCAAAGTGCGGTGGATCTAGCAAATAAGATTCACCGCCAGTCAAATCTAAAATTCATTCAAGGGAATGCCGAAGAAATTCCGATCGAAAGCAATAGCATCGATGTGGTTATTAATGTGGAATCGTGTCATGGATATGGAAACGTACCGAAATTTTTAAGTGAAGTAAAACGTGTGCTAAAACCAGGCGGCCATTTGCTGTTGGTTGACTTTAGAAACGAAGTAAAAAACATGGAGATTTTTCAGCAGCAGCTTAAGCAGTGTGGCTTGTTGTTGAAGGAAGAGGAAGACATCAGCCAGAATGTGATTCAAGCCATAGAGACTGAAAATCCCGCCAAGGTTGACCGAATTCAGAAGCTAGTCCCGAAGCAATGGCAAAAGCTGTTCTCTGATTTTGCGGGCGTGGTTGGTTCACGTTTCTACAATACATTAAAAGACGGTATTCGCGTTTATCATCGATTTGTATTGCAAAAGGTGTAG
- a CDS encoding thioredoxin family protein, protein MKRLTILLVMMCLFWAGAPTSGGYTVGDTASDFKLKNVDGKMVSLADFKEAKGYIIIFDCNTCPYSKAYNDRIAALNRKYASKGFPVIAINPNDPQKPGGDSFENMVKLAKKKNYDFPYLVDETQQVATAYGATNTPHVFVLNKTLRVEYIGTIDDNAKSPESVTKRYVEDAVDALLANKPVPVTKVKAIGCGIKWKDA, encoded by the coding sequence ATGAAACGACTAACAATTCTATTGGTAATGATGTGCCTTTTTTGGGCGGGAGCCCCCACTTCAGGTGGGTATACTGTAGGTGATACAGCCTCTGACTTTAAATTGAAAAACGTAGACGGCAAGATGGTTTCCCTTGCAGATTTTAAAGAAGCTAAAGGCTACATCATTATTTTTGACTGCAACACGTGCCCGTATTCTAAAGCTTACAACGACCGCATTGCAGCCTTAAACAGAAAATATGCAAGCAAGGGCTTTCCGGTAATTGCTATCAACCCTAACGATCCACAAAAACCAGGTGGTGATTCGTTTGAAAATATGGTGAAGCTGGCCAAAAAGAAAAATTATGATTTCCCCTATTTGGTTGACGAAACCCAACAGGTAGCTACCGCATACGGTGCCACCAACACACCGCACGTTTTTGTTCTCAATAAAACTTTGCGCGTAGAGTACATTGGCACCATTGATGACAATGCAAAGTCTCCAGAGTCGGTAACCAAGCGCTATGTAGAAGATGCTGTGGATGCATTGCTAGCAAATAAGCCAGTACCCGTTACAAAAGTGAAAGCTATTGGATGCGGCATTAAATGGAAGGACGCTTAA